Proteins from a genomic interval of Zingiber officinale cultivar Zhangliang chromosome 1B, Zo_v1.1, whole genome shotgun sequence:
- the LOC121979428 gene encoding pyruvate kinase isozyme A, chloroplastic-like, with amino-acid sequence MAQSLRFLSPPPTVGIPSKLSHSVPPIPSLRRPFPCPRLRHAFSICAAASPSPDLGVVPLGGTAASSIDVDAVTEAELKENGFRSTRRTKLVCTIGPATCSPQQIEALAVGGMNVARINMCHGTHEWHREVIRQVRRLNEEKGFAVAVMMDTEGSEIHMGDLGGAASAKAEDGEIWTFSVRAFNSPLPERTIIVNYDGFAEDIRVGDLLLVDGGMVRFEVTEKIGPDVKCRCIDPGLLLPRANLTFWRNGRLVRERNAMLPTISSKDWLDIDFGISEGVDFIAVSFVKSAEVINHLKSYIAARCRDKEIAVLAKIESVDSLKNLEAIILASDGAMVARGDMGAQIPLEEVPSAQQKIVRTCRQLNKPVIVASQLLESMIEYPTPTRAEVADVSEAVRQRADALMLSGESAMGQYPDKALAVLRSVSLRIERWWREEKRHEAMELPVVANSFSDNIIEEICNSAAKMANNLGVDAVFVFTSTGHMASLLSRCRPDCPIFAFTSSTSVRRRLNLQWGLIPFRLSFSGDMESNLNRTFALLKARGMIQSGDLVIALSDQLQSIQVMNVP; translated from the exons ATGGCTCAGTCGCTCCGCTTCCTCTCTCCTCCGCCCACGGTCGGCATCCCCTCCAAGCTCTCCCACTCCGTTCCTCCCATCCCCTCCCTCCGCCGACCCTTCCCATGCCCTCGTCTCCGCCACGCTTTCTCCATCTGCGCGGCGGCTTCCCCCTCCCCCGATCTCGGTGTCGTCCCCCTTGGTGGTACCGCGGCGTCGTCCATCGACGTAGATGCAGTCACCGAGGCGGAGCTCAAGGAGAACGGGTTCCGGAGCACTAGGAGGACGAAGCTGGTGTGCACCATCGGACCGGCCACTTGCTCCCCACAGCAGATCGAGGCGCTTGCTGTTGGCGGGATGAACGTCGCGCGGATCAACATGTGCCATGGCACCCACGAGTGGCACCGGGAGGTTATCCGTCAGGTCCGCCGGCTCAACGAGGAGAAAGGGTTTGCTGTGGCTGTGATGATGGACACCGAGGGCAGCGAGATTCATATGGGCGATCTTGGCGGTGCCGCTTCTGCCAAGGCTGAG GATGGTGAAATTTGGACATTCAGTGTGCGAGCTTTCAATTCACCTCTTCCAGAAAGGACAATAATTGTGAATTATGATGGCTTtgctgaag ATATTAGAGTTGGTGATTTACTTCTTGTGGATGGAGGAATGGTCAGATTTGAGGTGACTGAGAAGATAGGGCCAGATGTAAAGTGCCGCTGCATTGATCCTGGACTGCTTTTACCTCGTGCAAACCTTACTTTCTGGAGGAATGGTAGGCTAGTCCGAGAACGTAATGCCATGCTTCCTACAATATCTTCAAAG GATTGGCTTGATATTGATTTTGGGATCTCTGAAGGTGTAGATTTCATCGCAGTTTCTTTTGTCAAGTCTGCTGAAGTTATTAACCATCTCAAAAGCTATATAGCAGCACGATGCCGTGACAA AGAAATTGCAGTTCTTGCAAAAATTGAGAGTGTTGACTCCTTGAAAAACTTGGAAGCCATTATTCTTGCATCAGATGGAGCGATGGTAGCTAGAGGAGACATGGGTGCTCAAATTCCACTGGAAGAAGTTCCTTCAGCTCAGCAAAAAATAGTCAGGACGTGCAGGCAGCTCAACAAGCCTGTAATTGTGGCCTCTCAGCTTCTTGAATCCATGATCGAGTATCCTACACCAACTAGAGCTGAAGTTGCTGATGTCTCAGAGGCTGTTAGGCAGAGAGCAGATGCTCTGATGCTCTCAGGTGAATCTGCTATGGGCCAATATCCAGATAAGGCATTAGCTGTGCTGAGAAGTGTCAGCCTACGAATTGAAAGATGGTGGAGAGAGGAGAAGCGCCATGAGGCTATGGAACTTCCAGTTGTTGCAAATTCTTTCTCTGACAACATCATTGAGGAAATTTGCAATTCTGCTGCCAAAATGG CAAACAACTTGGGAGTGGATGCAGTCTTTGTTTTTACAAGTACTGGTCACATGGCCTCTCTGCTATCACGGTGTCGCCCTGATTGCCCAATCTTTGCATTTACATCCTCAACATCTGTGAGGAGGCGATTGAATCTTCAGTGGGGTCTGATACCCTTCCGTCTTAGTTTTTCTGGTGACATGGAGAGCAATCTTAACCGCACTTTTGCTTTGCTCAAGGCCAGAGGAATGATCCAGTCTGGTGACTTAGTGATTGCTTTGTCAGATCAGTTGCAATCCATTCAAGTGATGAATGTCCCATAG
- the LOC121979437 gene encoding 60S ribosomal protein L4-like has product MASAAAIRPLVTVQTLEGDMSTDVAVTVSLPDVFKAPIRPDVVRFVHSSLSKNRRQPYAVSKRAGHQTSAESWGTGRAVSRIPRVPGGGTHRAGQGAFGNMCRGGRMFAPTKIWRRWHRRVNINMRRYAVVSALAASAVPSLVMARGHRIETVPELPLVVSDSAEGLEKTATAIKVLKQIGAFPDAEKAKNGQKIRPGKGKMRNRRYVTRKGPLIVYGTDGSKVVKAFRNIPGIDIANVECLNLLKLAPGGHIGRFIIWTKSAFEKLDSVFGSLDKQSEKKKGYILPRPKMFNADLGRIINSDEVQSVVRPIKKDVKRRHLKKNPLKNLYTLLKLNPYAKTARRMALLAEEKRAKAKKENLDKKRSKLSKEEAVAIKAAGRAFYKTMISDSDYAQFENFSKWLSVTQ; this is encoded by the exons ATGGCCTCCGCCGCCGCTATACGACCTCTCGTCACGGTGCAGACTCTCGAGGGCGACATGTCCACTGACGTCGCCGTCACTGTCTCCCTACCTGACGTGTTCAAGGCCCCGATCCGCCCCGACGTCGTCCGTTTTGTCCACTCAAGCCTGTCCAAAAACAGACGCCAGCCCTACGCAGTCTCCAAGCGCGCCGGCCACCAGACCTCAGCTGAATCCTGGGGAACTGGCCGTGCCGTCTCACGTATCCCTCGCGTTCCCGGAGGCGGTACCCACCGCGCTGGCCAGGGTGCTTTCGGCAACATGTGTCGTGGTGGTCGCATGTTCGCACCCACCAAGATCTGGCGCCGCTGGCACCGACGCGTCAACATCAACATGCGCCGATACGCTGTGGTTTCGGCCCTTGCTGCCTCCGCCGTCCCGTCCCTTGTCATGGCCCGTGGACACCGCATCGAGACCGTTCCTGAGCTTCCCCTCGTAGTCTCTGACTCTGCTGAAGGCCTTGAGAAAACTGCTACTGCCATCAAGGTCCTCAAGCAGATCGGTGCCTTTCCAGATGCCGAGAAGGCTAAGAACGGCCAGAAAATCCGTCCCGGCAAAGGTAAAATGCGAAACCGTCGCTATGTCACTCGCAAGGGACCCCTGATTGTGTACGGAACAGATGGATCAAAGGTCGTTAAAGCTTTCCGTAACATTCCTGGGATTGATATTGCTAATGTCGAGTGCCTCAACCTTCTTAAACTTGCTCCGGGAGGCCACATTGGCAGGTTCATCATCTGGACCAAATCAGCCTTCGAGAAGTTGGATTCTGTATTTGGAAGCCTTGACAAGCAATCTGAAAAGAAGAAGGGATATATCCTACCCCGACCAAAAATGTTCAACGCTGATCTCGGAAGGATCATCAACTCGGATGAGGTGCAGTCTGTGGTGCGTCCAATCAAGAAGGACGTGAAGAGGCGCCATCTGAAGAAGAACCCCCTGAAGAATCTCTACACGTTATTGAAGCTGAACCCTTATGCCAAGACTGCCCGGAGGATGGCCTTGCTTGCTGAAGAAAAGCGTGCCAAAGCCAAAAAGGAGAATCTTgataagaaaaggagcaagctgtCTAAG GAAGAGGCGGTTGCAATCAAGGCTGCTGGACGTGCATTTTACAAAACTATGATCTCAGACAGCGATTACGCTCAGTTTGAGAACTTCTCCAAGTGGCTGTCTGTTACACAGTGA